Proteins from one Aureimonas sp. SA4125 genomic window:
- the pgi gene encoding glucose-6-phosphate isomerase codes for MMERSEPDRAIQDLVRRGAAASKEGIASRFAEQPARFSAMSACLDDLLLDYSKTALGADDLDALFDLARLFDIEGKRDAMFAGAAINATEGRAVLHVALRGHVADGFSAHGEAVGPAIEAVLEATGRFSSAVRGGAITGATGKAFCDVVNIGIGGSDLGPAMATLALAPFHDGPRTHFVSNVDAAHIADTLRHLDPETTLFIVASKTFTTTETMTNAAAARAFIADALGEDAVGAHFAAVSTALDKVAGFGIDPARVFGFWDWVGGRYSIWSAIGLPLMLAIGPEHFRAFLDGARAMDRHFATAPARGNLPMILGLVGWWHRVAQGYGARAILPYDQRLSRFPAYLQQLDMESNGKHVGLDGRRTSTATGPLVWGEPGTNGQHAFYQLLHQGTDTIPAEFIVAASGHEPALSHHHDLLVSNCLAQSEALMRGRTLDEARQQLLAKDMDPAEAERIAPHRQFDGDRPSITLLHARLDPYSLGRLIALYEHRVFVEAQLFGINAFDQWGVELGKELATGLLPVVTGETDATGHDSSTAGLVAALHAMRT; via the coding sequence ATGATGGAACGCTCCGAGCCTGATCGGGCCATTCAGGACCTCGTCCGTCGCGGCGCAGCCGCATCGAAGGAGGGGATCGCCAGCCGTTTTGCCGAGCAGCCGGCGCGGTTTTCAGCGATGTCGGCTTGCCTCGACGATCTCCTCCTCGACTATTCCAAGACCGCCCTCGGCGCCGACGATCTCGATGCACTGTTCGACCTGGCGCGCCTCTTCGACATCGAAGGCAAGCGGGACGCCATGTTTGCCGGCGCAGCGATCAATGCGACGGAGGGCCGGGCCGTGCTGCACGTAGCCCTGCGCGGCCATGTGGCGGACGGATTTTCGGCCCACGGCGAGGCGGTTGGACCGGCGATTGAAGCGGTCCTGGAGGCGACAGGCCGGTTTTCGTCGGCGGTGCGGGGCGGCGCCATCACCGGCGCGACGGGCAAGGCTTTCTGCGACGTCGTGAACATCGGCATCGGCGGATCCGATCTCGGGCCGGCCATGGCGACGCTCGCTCTCGCCCCCTTTCACGACGGCCCGCGAACGCATTTCGTCTCGAATGTCGATGCAGCGCACATCGCCGACACGCTGCGGCATCTCGATCCCGAGACGACCCTCTTCATCGTCGCGTCGAAGACCTTCACGACGACGGAGACGATGACGAACGCCGCCGCCGCCCGCGCCTTCATCGCCGATGCGCTCGGCGAGGATGCCGTCGGCGCGCATTTCGCCGCGGTGTCGACCGCGCTCGACAAGGTGGCTGGCTTCGGCATCGATCCTGCCCGCGTCTTCGGTTTCTGGGATTGGGTGGGCGGGCGCTATTCGATCTGGTCGGCGATCGGCCTGCCGCTGATGCTGGCGATCGGGCCGGAGCATTTTCGCGCCTTTCTCGACGGCGCGCGGGCGATGGACCGGCATTTCGCCACGGCGCCGGCGCGCGGGAATCTGCCGATGATCCTCGGTCTCGTCGGCTGGTGGCACCGGGTGGCGCAGGGCTACGGCGCCCGCGCGATCCTGCCCTACGATCAGCGGCTGTCGCGCTTTCCGGCCTACCTGCAGCAACTCGACATGGAATCGAACGGCAAGCATGTCGGCCTCGACGGCAGGCGGACGTCGACGGCAACCGGCCCGCTCGTCTGGGGCGAGCCCGGCACGAACGGCCAGCATGCCTTCTACCAGCTGCTGCATCAGGGCACGGACACGATCCCGGCCGAGTTCATTGTCGCCGCCAGCGGGCATGAGCCGGCGCTGTCGCATCACCACGATCTGCTCGTCTCCAACTGCCTTGCCCAAAGCGAGGCGCTGATGCGCGGGCGAACTTTGGACGAGGCACGCCAGCAGCTGCTGGCCAAGGACATGGACCCTGCGGAGGCCGAGCGGATCGCCCCGCACCGGCAGTTCGATGGCGATCGGCCCTCGATTACTCTTCTCCACGCCCGCCTCGACCCCTATTCGCTCGGTCGCCTGATAGCGCTCTACGAGCACCGCGTGTTCGTCGAGGCGCAGCTCTTCGGGATCAACGCCTTCGATCAATGGGGCGTCGAGCTTGGCAAGGAACTTGCAACCGGTCTCCTGCCCGTCGTCACCGGCGAGACCGATGCCACCGGACACGACAGTTCGACCGCGGGGCTCGTCGCCGCCCTTCACGCCATGAGGACCTGA
- the glgC gene encoding glucose-1-phosphate adenylyltransferase, producing the protein MTDRKRHAPISRDTMAYVLAGGRGSRLMEMTDNRAKPAVYFGGKTRIIDFALSNAINSGIRRIGVATQYKAHSLIRHLQRGWNFLRPERNESFDVLPASQRVSEDQWYAGTADAVYQNIDIIEDYAPQYIIILAGDHVYKMDYEIMLQQHVDTGADVTVGCLEVPRMEAVGFGVMHVDETGRITDFVEKPKDPPAIPGRPDTALASMGIYVFETKFLMDQLRRDAADPKSARDFGKDIIPHIVRHGTAQAHSFNRSVVLSENEHDAYWRDVGTVDAYWQANIDLTDVVPPLDIYDRNWPIWTYSEITPPAKFVHDEEGRRGQAISSLVSGDCIISGGSLRRSLLFTGVRQRSYSSLDHAVVLPHATIGRSARLTNVVIDRGVDIPDGLVIGEDPVLDAQRFRRTDSGICLVTKPMIDRLTYR; encoded by the coding sequence ATGACCGATCGCAAGCGCCACGCGCCGATATCGCGCGATACCATGGCCTATGTCCTTGCCGGCGGCCGCGGCAGTCGGTTGATGGAAATGACCGACAATCGCGCCAAGCCGGCCGTCTATTTCGGCGGCAAGACGCGGATCATCGACTTCGCCCTGTCGAACGCGATCAACTCCGGCATCCGCCGCATCGGCGTCGCGACGCAGTACAAGGCGCACAGCCTGATCCGCCACCTGCAGCGCGGCTGGAACTTCCTGCGGCCCGAGCGCAACGAGAGCTTCGACGTGCTGCCGGCGAGCCAGCGCGTCTCCGAGGACCAGTGGTATGCGGGCACGGCCGACGCTGTCTACCAGAACATCGACATCATCGAGGACTACGCGCCGCAGTACATCATCATCCTGGCCGGCGACCACGTCTACAAGATGGACTACGAGATCATGCTGCAGCAGCATGTCGACACCGGCGCCGACGTCACCGTCGGCTGCCTCGAGGTGCCGCGCATGGAGGCCGTCGGCTTCGGCGTGATGCATGTCGACGAGACCGGCCGCATCACCGACTTCGTCGAGAAGCCGAAGGACCCGCCGGCGATCCCGGGTCGCCCGGACACGGCACTGGCCTCGATGGGCATCTATGTCTTCGAGACGAAGTTCCTGATGGACCAGTTGCGCCGCGACGCCGCCGATCCGAAGTCGGCGCGCGACTTCGGCAAGGACATCATCCCGCACATCGTCCGCCACGGCACGGCGCAGGCGCATTCCTTCAACCGCTCGGTGGTCCTGTCGGAGAACGAGCACGACGCCTACTGGCGCGACGTCGGCACGGTCGACGCCTACTGGCAGGCGAACATCGACCTCACCGACGTGGTGCCGCCGCTCGACATCTACGACCGCAACTGGCCGATCTGGACCTATTCGGAAATCACGCCGCCGGCAAAGTTCGTCCATGACGAGGAGGGGCGGCGCGGCCAGGCGATCTCCTCGCTCGTCTCCGGCGACTGCATCATCTCCGGCGGCAGCCTCCGTCGTTCGCTGCTCTTCACGGGCGTCCGGCAACGCTCCTATTCCAGCCTCGACCACGCCGTCGTCCTGCCGCACGCCACGATCGGCCGGAGCGCAAGGCTCACCAACGTCGTCATCGATCGCGGCGTCGACATTCCCGACGGTCTCGTCATCGGCGAGGATCCGGTCCTCGACGCTCAGCGCTTCCGCCGCACCGACTCCGGCATCTGCCTCGTCACCAAACCGATGATCGACCGGCTCACCTATCGATGA
- the glgA gene encoding glycogen synthase GlgA: MTPTVLSVASEVYPLIKTGGLADVAGALPLAMGGLGIAMRTLMPGYPDVIARIGAAKSVLAIPELFGGSSRVLSAEVDGLDLLVLDAPHLYRRSGGPYIGADGQEFPDNWARFAALSKVGAMVAEGAIEGYKPDILHAHDWQAALAPVYLAFAPAPRRTKTVLTVHNLAFQGSYPFDVFPRLGLPNAAWSLEGLEYYGSVGFLKGGLHAADVVTTVSPTYAEEILTSAGGMGLDGLLHGRGDRLVGIVNGIDTEIWNPASDPDIVRNYTAKTLKARRDNKRALETEFGLAHDDSPILAVVSRLTWQKGMDVLVGLCDEIVAMGARLVVIGSGDRMIEGGFLAAHARHPERVGVRIGYSEVLSHRLQAGADALLVPSRFEPCGLTQLYALRYGCIPIVARVGGLADTVIHANFAAMAAGVATGVIFAPVAHDPLREAVAKLIRLYDDPVLWQAMQKRGMATDVGWDVSAARYAALYRDLTGE, from the coding sequence ATGACACCCACCGTTCTCTCCGTCGCCTCGGAGGTCTACCCACTCATCAAGACAGGCGGGCTCGCCGACGTCGCCGGCGCCCTGCCGCTGGCGATGGGCGGGCTCGGCATCGCCATGCGCACGCTGATGCCGGGCTATCCCGACGTCATCGCGCGGATCGGCGCGGCAAAGAGCGTGCTCGCCATCCCCGAGCTCTTCGGCGGGTCGAGCCGGGTTCTTTCGGCAGAGGTCGACGGTCTCGATCTCCTCGTCCTCGACGCGCCGCATCTCTACCGGCGCAGCGGCGGGCCCTATATCGGCGCCGATGGCCAGGAGTTTCCCGACAACTGGGCACGGTTCGCGGCACTGTCGAAAGTCGGCGCCATGGTCGCGGAGGGGGCCATCGAGGGCTACAAGCCGGATATCCTGCATGCCCATGACTGGCAGGCTGCGCTTGCCCCCGTCTACCTCGCCTTCGCGCCGGCTCCCCGGCGGACGAAGACCGTTCTCACCGTGCACAACCTCGCCTTCCAGGGCAGCTATCCCTTCGACGTCTTTCCAAGGCTCGGCCTGCCGAATGCCGCCTGGTCGCTCGAGGGCCTCGAATATTACGGCAGTGTGGGCTTCCTCAAGGGCGGGCTGCACGCCGCCGACGTCGTCACCACGGTCAGCCCGACCTATGCCGAGGAGATCCTGACCAGTGCGGGCGGCATGGGCCTCGACGGCCTCCTCCACGGCCGCGGCGATCGCCTGGTCGGTATCGTCAACGGCATCGATACCGAGATCTGGAATCCCGCGAGCGACCCCGACATCGTCCGCAACTACACGGCAAAAACCCTGAAGGCGCGGCGGGACAACAAGCGCGCGCTGGAGACCGAGTTCGGCCTCGCCCATGATGACAGCCCGATCCTCGCGGTCGTCAGCCGGCTCACCTGGCAGAAGGGCATGGACGTCCTCGTCGGGCTCTGCGACGAGATCGTCGCCATGGGCGCCCGGCTCGTCGTCATCGGCTCGGGCGACCGGATGATCGAGGGCGGGTTCCTCGCCGCGCATGCGCGCCATCCCGAACGCGTCGGCGTGCGCATCGGCTACAGCGAGGTGCTGTCGCACCGGTTGCAGGCCGGTGCCGACGCGCTGCTCGTTCCCTCGCGCTTCGAGCCCTGCGGCCTGACGCAGCTCTACGCCCTGCGCTATGGCTGCATTCCGATCGTCGCCCGCGTCGGCGGGCTGGCCGACACGGTGATCCACGCCAATTTCGCGGCCATGGCAGCGGGCGTCGCCACCGGCGTGATCTTCGCGCCGGTCGCGCACGATCCGCTGCGCGAGGCCGTGGCCAAGCTGATCCGGCTTTACGACGACCCCGTGCTCTGGCAAGCCATGCAGAAACGCGGCATGGCGACCGATGTCGGATGGGACGTCAGCGCCGCCCGCTACGCCGCCTTGTACCGCGACCTCACAGGGGAATGA
- a CDS encoding glycogen/starch/alpha-glucan phosphorylase, with protein sequence MTSALENTRHSLSTDEGDDNNLSAPTPARRRNDAASLALEILEKLTYSIGKMPAAARRHDWLEATTLAVRDRIIDHWLESNQATTESGEKRVCYLSMEFLIGRLLRDAISNLGLTAAVTEALATYDVELDMVELLEPDAALGNGGLGRLAACFMESMASTGVPAFGYGIRYVHGFFRQEVVDGEQVELPENWLMHGNPWEFERRENSYEIGFGGKVSSIDEPGKPPRQVWRPGERVLAVAYDTPIVGWRGNHVNTLRLWSAQSLDPILLDAFNSGDHIGALREANKAEAITRVLYPADSHQAGQELRLRQEYFFSSASLQDIIRRHLKSFGDLHNLADKVSIQLNDTHPAVSVAELMRLLIDVHGFAWDEAWTITQATFSYTNHTLLPEALETWPIHLFERLLPRQMQIIYAINAQTIREAAQKGLDGGKISAISLIDENNGRRVRMGQLAFVGSHAINGVSALHTELMKETVFHSLHELYPQRIQNKTNGVTPRRWLMQANPGLTSLVTEAIGPAFLDDVGKLADLDAFATDAAFREKFMAVKLENKRRLAKVIEERLAISVDPSAMFDIQVKRIHEYKRQFLNIIEAIALYDQIRSHPERDWQPRVKIFGGKAAPSYAQAKEIIHLINDVARVVNADPSVQNLLKVVFIPNYNVSLAEIIMPAADLSEQISTAGLEASGTGNMKFALNGALTIGTLDGANVEMLEHLGADNIYIFGLTAAEVAARRREAHSGRSIIENSRLLREALDSIVKGVFSPEGQERYSSLVSNLYNNDWWMIAADFEAYWQTQRTLDDLWQNTPSWGEKAVRNTARMSWFSSDRSIREYAKDIWNAGPGAS encoded by the coding sequence ATGACATCCGCTCTCGAAAACACGCGCCATTCCCTGTCGACCGACGAGGGCGACGATAACAACCTCTCGGCTCCGACGCCGGCGCGCCGGCGCAACGACGCCGCGAGCCTGGCGCTCGAAATCCTGGAAAAGCTCACCTATTCGATCGGCAAGATGCCGGCCGCCGCCCGTCGCCACGACTGGCTGGAGGCGACGACGCTGGCGGTGCGCGACAGGATCATCGATCACTGGCTGGAGTCCAACCAGGCGACCACCGAGAGCGGCGAGAAGCGGGTCTGCTACCTCTCCATGGAGTTCCTGATCGGGCGTCTGCTGCGCGATGCCATCAGCAATCTCGGCCTGACGGCGGCGGTCACCGAGGCGCTGGCCACCTATGACGTCGAGCTCGACATGGTGGAGCTGCTGGAGCCGGACGCTGCCCTCGGCAATGGCGGTCTCGGGCGCCTTGCCGCCTGCTTCATGGAATCGATGGCCTCCACGGGCGTTCCCGCGTTCGGCTACGGCATCCGCTACGTCCACGGCTTCTTCCGCCAGGAAGTCGTCGATGGCGAACAGGTCGAGCTGCCCGAGAACTGGCTGATGCACGGCAACCCCTGGGAGTTCGAACGTCGCGAGAATTCCTACGAGATCGGCTTCGGCGGCAAGGTCTCGTCGATCGACGAGCCCGGCAAGCCGCCGCGCCAGGTCTGGCGCCCGGGCGAGCGGGTGCTGGCTGTCGCCTACGACACGCCGATCGTTGGCTGGCGCGGCAATCATGTGAATACGCTCAGGCTGTGGAGCGCCCAGTCGCTCGACCCCATCCTCCTCGACGCCTTCAATTCCGGTGACCACATCGGCGCCCTGCGCGAGGCCAACAAGGCCGAGGCCATCACCCGCGTCCTCTACCCCGCCGACTCGCACCAGGCCGGGCAGGAACTGCGGCTTCGGCAGGAGTACTTCTTCTCCTCGGCTTCGCTGCAGGACATCATTCGCCGGCATCTGAAATCCTTCGGCGACCTGCACAATCTCGCCGACAAGGTGTCGATCCAGCTGAACGACACGCATCCGGCCGTCTCCGTCGCCGAACTGATGCGTCTCCTCATCGACGTGCACGGCTTTGCCTGGGACGAGGCCTGGACCATCACCCAGGCGACCTTTTCCTACACCAACCACACCCTGCTGCCGGAAGCGCTGGAGACCTGGCCGATCCATCTGTTCGAGCGGCTCCTGCCGCGCCAGATGCAGATCATCTACGCCATCAACGCCCAGACCATCCGCGAGGCCGCGCAGAAGGGGCTCGACGGCGGCAAGATCTCCGCGATCTCGCTGATCGACGAGAACAACGGCCGGCGCGTGCGCATGGGGCAGCTCGCCTTCGTCGGCTCGCACGCGATCAACGGCGTCTCGGCCCTCCACACCGAGCTGATGAAGGAGACCGTGTTCCACTCGCTGCACGAGCTCTATCCGCAGCGCATCCAGAACAAGACCAATGGCGTCACGCCCCGGCGCTGGCTGATGCAAGCCAATCCCGGCCTGACATCCCTCGTCACCGAGGCGATCGGCCCGGCCTTCCTCGACGATGTTGGCAAGCTCGCCGACCTCGACGCCTTCGCCACCGATGCCGCCTTCCGCGAGAAATTCATGGCGGTGAAGCTCGAGAACAAGCGGCGGCTCGCCAAGGTGATCGAGGAACGGCTCGCCATCTCCGTCGACCCCAGCGCCATGTTCGACATCCAGGTCAAGCGCATCCACGAGTACAAGCGCCAGTTCCTCAACATCATCGAGGCGATCGCCCTCTACGACCAGATCCGCTCGCATCCCGAGCGCGACTGGCAGCCGCGGGTGAAGATCTTCGGCGGCAAGGCAGCGCCCAGCTATGCGCAGGCCAAGGAGATCATCCACCTCATCAACGATGTCGCCCGGGTCGTGAACGCCGATCCTTCGGTGCAGAACCTCCTGAAGGTCGTCTTCATCCCGAACTACAATGTCAGCCTTGCCGAGATCATCATGCCGGCGGCCGACCTGTCCGAACAGATCTCGACCGCCGGGCTCGAGGCCTCGGGCACCGGCAACATGAAATTCGCGCTCAACGGTGCCCTCACCATCGGCACGCTCGATGGCGCCAATGTCGAGATGCTCGAGCATCTGGGCGCCGACAACATCTACATCTTCGGCCTGACGGCGGCAGAAGTGGCGGCCAGGCGGCGCGAGGCGCACAGCGGACGCTCGATCATCGAGAACTCGCGCCTCCTGCGCGAGGCGCTGGACTCCATCGTCAAGGGCGTCTTCTCCCCCGAGGGACAGGAGCGTTATTCCAGCCTCGTCTCGAACCTGTACAACAATGACTGGTGGATGATCGCCGCCGACTTCGAGGCCTACTGGCAGACCCAGCGTACGCTCGACGACCTCTGGCAGAACACGCCGTCCTGGGGCGAGAAGGCGGTGCGCAACACGGCGCGGATGAGCTGGTTCTCCTCCGACCGGTCGATCCGCGAATATGCCAAGGACATCTGGAACGCCGGTCCGGGCGCAAGCTGA
- a CDS encoding NAD-dependent succinate-semialdehyde dehydrogenase codes for MAKSINPATGETIADYPEHSDADIEQALASADDAFRNWRATRFAERTALLLRAADLLDERRDLLAEIATREMGKRLVEARAEVDKCAAGCRFYAENAEKFLADDVRDGPAGRNFVAYRPLGPVLAVMPWNFPFWQVLRFAAPAIMAGNVGLLKHASNVSHCATEIEKIFTDAGAPRGVFQTLIIPSSKVEGIIGDSRIKAATLTGSEPAGRAVAAQAGQQLKPVVLELGGSDPFIVMPSADLAKAAEVGVKARMQNNGQSCIAAKRFIVHADVYDDYLERFRARVEAMTVGDPMDDTTDMGPLATTKIRDELAGQVSKSVAMGARLVIGGTAPEGKGNFYQPTIIADIPEDAPAYREELFGPCATFFKVDSIDAAIALANDSDFGLSSSAWTTDAGEQDRFARELEAGGTYINRMTASDQRLPFGGIKNSGYGRELSHEGIHEFVNVKTVTID; via the coding sequence ATGGCAAAGAGCATCAATCCTGCCACCGGCGAGACGATCGCCGACTATCCCGAGCATTCGGACGCCGACATCGAGCAGGCGCTGGCGAGTGCCGATGACGCCTTTCGCAACTGGCGCGCGACGCGCTTTGCCGAGCGTACCGCCCTACTCCTGCGCGCCGCCGATCTCCTCGACGAACGCCGTGACCTTCTGGCCGAGATCGCGACGCGGGAAATGGGCAAGCGTCTTGTCGAGGCCCGTGCGGAAGTCGATAAATGCGCTGCCGGCTGCCGCTTCTATGCCGAGAACGCCGAAAAATTTCTCGCCGACGACGTCCGCGACGGACCGGCCGGGCGCAATTTCGTCGCCTACCGCCCGCTCGGCCCGGTACTGGCGGTCATGCCGTGGAACTTTCCCTTCTGGCAGGTCCTGCGCTTTGCTGCCCCTGCCATCATGGCAGGCAATGTCGGCCTACTGAAACATGCCTCCAATGTCAGCCATTGCGCCACCGAGATCGAAAAGATCTTCACCGATGCCGGCGCGCCGCGGGGCGTCTTCCAGACCTTGATCATCCCGTCGTCGAAGGTCGAGGGGATCATCGGCGACAGCCGCATCAAGGCGGCGACGCTGACCGGCAGCGAGCCGGCCGGGCGCGCCGTCGCCGCGCAGGCCGGCCAACAGCTGAAGCCCGTCGTCCTCGAACTCGGCGGCTCCGACCCCTTCATCGTGATGCCCTCGGCCGATCTCGCCAAGGCGGCGGAGGTCGGGGTCAAGGCGCGCATGCAGAACAACGGCCAGAGCTGCATCGCAGCCAAGCGGTTCATCGTCCATGCCGATGTCTACGACGACTATCTCGAGCGGTTCCGCGCCCGCGTCGAGGCGATGACGGTCGGCGATCCGATGGACGACACGACCGACATGGGCCCGCTCGCGACCACGAAAATCCGCGACGAGCTTGCCGGGCAGGTGTCCAAAAGCGTCGCCATGGGTGCGCGGCTTGTTATCGGCGGCACCGCCCCGGAGGGCAAAGGCAATTTCTACCAGCCGACGATCATCGCCGACATTCCCGAAGATGCCCCGGCCTATCGCGAGGAGCTGTTCGGCCCCTGCGCCACCTTCTTCAAGGTGGATTCGATCGATGCCGCGATCGCTCTTGCCAACGACAGCGACTTTGGTCTGAGCAGCTCTGCCTGGACGACGGATGCCGGCGAGCAGGATCGCTTCGCGCGGGAGCTGGAGGCGGGCGGAACCTATATCAACCGCATGACCGCTTCCGACCAGCGTCTGCCCTTCGGCGGCATCAAGAACTCGGGCTACGGCCGGGAACTCTCGCACGAGGGCATCCACGAATTCGTCAACGTGAAGACGGTGACGATCGACTGA